The following coding sequences lie in one Polluticoccus soli genomic window:
- a CDS encoding YCF48-related protein: protein MSACCLQRLLYTAACFLLQLHSFAQGYHWEPSILSLGNTNRFSDTWFFDKDTGFLASGDGKIIKTVNAGGLWETKHQMQNNPTVRSIEFSDDHEVGIAGALNGVVVRSTDKGETWTNISANIPDTGVARVCGMSHYGNNQFYAVGWWASTTARVYKSTDAGATWQVNYIDTTLATCLVDIINIDAQTLFAAGGKFINSKRYSVILKSTDAGNSWTTAYTDSVMGGRIWKLQFLNNSLGFAAIEPYYYPDTVCILKTVDGGASWSMIHIGKVALSFTIGTQAVGFINPAVGWVGGWYQGLFETVDSGKTWTYQTPPEAYNMNRIFRVNDSTLYATTGSGVLKYVPGWATEVPRRAVSYDAAHKLHPVSPNPARGIVTITFELGHTTNAALEVVDINGRHFQRIMSGYLAPGRYTYVWDGSDKPPGAYMVWLGTDEIPFVRKFVLQH, encoded by the coding sequence ATGTCCGCTTGTTGTTTACAACGGCTGCTTTATACAGCAGCCTGTTTCTTGCTGCAATTGCATTCTTTCGCACAAGGTTATCACTGGGAGCCGTCGATCCTGTCTTTGGGCAACACCAACCGTTTCAGCGATACCTGGTTCTTTGACAAGGATACTGGCTTCCTCGCATCAGGCGATGGTAAGATCATTAAAACGGTCAATGCCGGTGGTCTTTGGGAGACGAAGCACCAAATGCAAAACAACCCGACGGTACGCAGCATCGAGTTTTCGGATGATCACGAGGTCGGCATTGCCGGCGCGCTGAACGGCGTCGTTGTACGTAGCACTGATAAAGGGGAAACGTGGACAAATATTTCAGCAAACATTCCCGATACAGGCGTTGCGCGGGTATGTGGCATGAGTCACTACGGCAACAACCAGTTTTATGCTGTTGGCTGGTGGGCATCAACTACCGCAAGGGTTTATAAAAGTACCGATGCAGGCGCGACCTGGCAGGTGAATTATATTGATACTACACTGGCCACGTGTCTAGTGGATATCATAAACATTGATGCGCAAACACTGTTTGCTGCCGGCGGAAAGTTTATCAACAGCAAACGGTACAGCGTCATTCTCAAATCAACAGATGCAGGCAACAGCTGGACAACTGCCTATACTGACTCCGTAATGGGTGGCAGGATATGGAAGCTGCAATTTCTTAATAATAGCCTCGGATTCGCAGCCATCGAGCCTTACTATTATCCCGATACGGTTTGCATACTCAAAACTGTAGACGGGGGCGCATCATGGTCTATGATACATATAGGAAAGGTTGCTCTCAGCTTTACTATCGGAACGCAGGCCGTGGGTTTTATTAACCCGGCTGTAGGTTGGGTCGGAGGTTGGTACCAGGGCTTGTTTGAGACTGTTGACAGCGGTAAGACGTGGACCTACCAGACACCTCCCGAGGCCTATAACATGAACAGGATTTTCAGGGTAAATGACAGCACACTATACGCCACCACCGGCTCAGGGGTGTTAAAATACGTGCCGGGGTGGGCAACTGAAGTGCCTCGCCGGGCTGTTTCCTATGATGCCGCTCATAAACTCCACCCCGTCTCCCCCAATCCCGCCCGGGGAATTGTAACGATCACATTTGAACTAGGTCATACTACTAACGCCGCACTGGAAGTGGTCGATATCAACGGACGGCACTTTCAGCGGATCATGAGTGGATACCTGGCTCCGGGTCGTTATACCTATGTTTGGGACGGCTCTGACAAGCCGCCCGGTGCCTACATGGTCTGGCTCGGTACCGACGAAATACCGTTTGTCCGGAAATTTGTCCTGCAGCACTAA
- a CDS encoding O-antigen ligase family protein, whose product MLLLPIVVGAGTTLKRQSVENIFLAFVSGISVAALICITAATRSYLSTGDIEVLFYNKLVKPIDDIHAVYMAWYALFSLSALLFFPWGRFFVGSWRVLRFILIALQIVFFILLSSKTLIVLFFLIITPFYLRKTLKTRFGTAKVAILATAAVALFTALVVTENPIKERYNDVIQKNDLNKAFLTDYREVDESRLSNLTIRVFSWRIGIENIIDNNLWLTGCGSGDWQELQNQRFGRYHVQNWDKTYFDNTSELYNINLHNMFLQSFLMIGLPGLLLCMIIILSPFLYVRKIIYSSLFFIFHLVGFAFMMQESALQSHAGVIYYCFFTQIFWNIYYSDSMGKNMQMNISKSKKV is encoded by the coding sequence ATGCTGCTGCTACCTATCGTGGTCGGAGCCGGCACTACCTTAAAACGGCAATCAGTCGAAAATATTTTTCTTGCATTTGTCAGCGGCATAAGCGTCGCCGCTCTAATATGCATCACGGCCGCAACCCGGTCTTATCTGTCAACAGGCGATATTGAGGTATTGTTTTACAATAAACTGGTGAAACCCATAGACGATATCCATGCTGTATATATGGCCTGGTATGCGCTATTTTCGCTAAGTGCTTTACTATTCTTTCCATGGGGGCGCTTTTTTGTGGGTAGCTGGCGAGTCCTCAGGTTCATACTTATTGCACTACAAATTGTCTTTTTTATTCTGTTGTCTTCCAAGACACTGATTGTCTTGTTTTTTCTGATCATTACTCCGTTTTATCTGCGGAAAACACTGAAAACTCGCTTTGGTACTGCCAAGGTTGCAATCCTGGCTACCGCGGCGGTTGCTTTGTTTACAGCTCTCGTGGTTACCGAAAACCCAATTAAAGAGAGATACAACGATGTAATTCAAAAAAACGATCTCAATAAAGCATTCCTTACCGACTACCGCGAGGTGGACGAGAGCCGCCTGAGCAACCTGACCATCCGGGTATTCTCCTGGCGGATAGGTATTGAAAACATTATAGATAATAACCTATGGCTGACCGGCTGTGGTAGTGGCGACTGGCAGGAATTACAAAATCAGAGATTTGGCCGCTACCATGTCCAGAATTGGGATAAAACGTATTTCGATAATACCTCTGAACTTTACAACATAAATCTTCACAATATGTTCCTTCAATCCTTTCTGATGATAGGATTACCAGGCCTGCTTCTTTGTATGATAATTATTTTATCACCCTTTTTATATGTACGAAAAATAATATATAGTTCGCTTTTTTTTATTTTTCATTTAGTTGGTTTTGCTTTTATGATGCAGGAGTCCGCATTGCAAAGCCACGCAGGCGTTATATATTATTGTTTTTTTACACAAATATTTTGGAATATATATTATAGTGATAGTATGGGCAAAAATATGCAGATGAATATTTCAAAATCTAAAAAAGTTTAA
- a CDS encoding glycosyltransferase family 4 protein: MRIAFIARATLYTTPGGDTKQIDFTAHYLRTLGVEVDIFPTDKPIDYTQYDLLHFFNIIRPADILGHIEKSGKPYVVSTIFLDYGEYEKKARGGVMKWMNKIFSEDQIEYIKAIARRLKNGEKIGSSKYLVWGHRKSIQYVAKHAGILLPNSESEYRRFAKKYNLEHAYRVVPNGIDEKVAKQVSKRNPKYENAILCVARIEGRKNQLNLIRALNNTQYRVQIHGKPSPNNIGYFEQCKKEAASNIHFSNWLTEEELYEMYHSAKVHILPSYFETTGLSSLEAAVMGCNIVVTDKGDTVDYFGKDAWYCEPDDTRSIKAAVDAAYQAPYNPAFRERILKEYTWERAAEETFTAYKQVLKD, from the coding sequence ATGAGGATCGCATTTATTGCACGTGCTACATTATACACAACACCGGGTGGTGACACCAAGCAGATCGATTTCACAGCCCATTACCTGCGCACGCTGGGAGTAGAAGTAGATATTTTTCCCACAGATAAGCCGATAGACTACACCCAATACGACCTCCTGCACTTTTTTAATATCATTCGTCCGGCGGATATTCTCGGGCATATTGAAAAGTCAGGTAAGCCTTATGTGGTTTCTACCATTTTTCTAGACTACGGCGAATATGAAAAGAAGGCGCGTGGCGGTGTTATGAAATGGATGAATAAGATATTCTCTGAAGACCAGATAGAATATATAAAAGCCATCGCGCGCAGATTGAAAAATGGTGAGAAGATAGGCAGTAGTAAATACCTGGTGTGGGGGCACCGAAAGTCTATACAGTACGTAGCAAAGCATGCAGGTATATTGCTTCCCAACTCGGAAAGCGAGTACCGCCGCTTTGCAAAAAAATATAACCTGGAGCATGCCTATCGTGTGGTGCCCAACGGCATAGACGAAAAAGTGGCTAAGCAGGTTAGCAAGCGTAATCCTAAATATGAGAATGCAATCCTTTGCGTAGCCCGTATTGAGGGTCGGAAAAACCAACTGAATCTCATCCGTGCACTCAACAATACTCAGTACAGGGTGCAGATACACGGCAAACCTTCGCCCAACAACATCGGTTATTTTGAGCAATGTAAGAAGGAGGCGGCGTCAAACATTCATTTCTCCAATTGGTTGACGGAAGAGGAGCTTTATGAAATGTATCATTCAGCTAAAGTGCATATACTGCCCAGCTATTTTGAAACAACAGGTCTTTCGTCTCTGGAAGCCGCAGTGATGGGTTGTAACATAGTAGTGACCGATAAGGGGGATACAGTAGATTATTTTGGAAAAGATGCCTGGTATTGTGAGCCTGACGACACACGGTCTATTAAAGCCGCGGTAGATGCGGCCTACCAGGCGCCTTACAACCCCGCTTTCCGTGAGCGTATATTAAAGGAATATACCTGGGAGCGTGCTGCGGAAGAAACTTTTACCGCATATAAGCAGGTTTTAAAAGATTAA
- a CDS encoding glycosyltransferase family 2 protein: MKDRSPMVTVLMPAYNAGPYIREAVDSVLAQTYTDFELLIINDGSKDDTANILSTYTDPRIKVLHQDNMGLVKTLNKGLSIAQGTHIARFDADDVCYPHRLQVQVDFMQQHPDHVLVASEADYMDEQGNFIFTYKLKDYEDSAIRASAFKECPFIHSTVMFIKDAVVKAGGYDARAVTFEDHLLWRDLVPYGKMENLRQSLIKVRLNPESATIDEKWRGKEFIELKQRSIENGSVSDADYQLLKDILKSQNFTAYKKAAYHSMLGKKNLWNQHRPELAREHLRTAISIMPRKAEPYALYLLSFLPQGLIEWLYSQMKK; encoded by the coding sequence ATGAAAGATAGATCCCCGATGGTGACAGTATTGATGCCTGCCTACAACGCCGGACCGTATATCCGTGAGGCGGTAGATAGTGTGCTGGCTCAGACCTATACTGACTTTGAGCTATTGATCATTAACGACGGTTCGAAGGACGATACTGCCAACATACTGTCGACATATACCGACCCTCGTATAAAAGTGCTGCATCAGGATAATATGGGACTGGTGAAGACTCTAAATAAAGGATTGTCGATTGCTCAAGGTACACATATAGCACGTTTTGATGCCGATGATGTTTGTTACCCGCACAGGTTGCAAGTGCAGGTAGACTTCATGCAACAGCATCCTGATCATGTGCTGGTAGCCAGCGAGGCTGATTATATGGACGAGCAAGGGAACTTCATATTCACCTATAAGCTGAAGGATTACGAGGACAGCGCAATACGTGCCAGCGCCTTTAAAGAATGCCCTTTCATCCATTCAACCGTTATGTTTATTAAAGACGCAGTGGTGAAGGCCGGCGGGTATGATGCACGTGCGGTTACCTTCGAGGATCACCTGCTTTGGCGAGACCTCGTGCCTTACGGCAAAATGGAAAACCTGCGCCAATCCCTGATCAAAGTCCGGTTGAATCCTGAATCTGCAACCATTGATGAAAAATGGAGGGGTAAAGAGTTTATTGAGCTGAAGCAACGTTCAATTGAAAATGGATCGGTAAGTGATGCTGATTATCAGCTGTTGAAAGACATATTAAAAAGCCAGAATTTTACAGCATATAAAAAAGCGGCATATCACAGTATGCTGGGTAAGAAAAACTTATGGAATCAGCACCGTCCGGAACTGGCCCGTGAGCATCTGAGAACAGCTATTTCTATTATGCCCCGTAAAGCAGAGCCTTACGCATTATATTTGCTTTCTTTTTTGCCCCAGGGCCTGATCGAATGGCTGTATAGCCAGATGAAAAAATAG
- a CDS encoding glycosyltransferase family 4 protein has product MNILYICDEYPPGRHGGIGTAVQLLARQMAKLGHNVVVAGYYDWGYEGLNEFTDNGVKVYRFRRKLSSGLFSKPNALTTRVAYRFLKSSGVFQWDINISLKRYHHFLENIIAKHKIDIAEVPDYHDYMRFCTTYTPFPALSVPTVVRLHGSITYFSREAGIQPPAYVRQMERELLLQASGVFSVSRYTAQKTAEYLEVGKNIDVIYNGIDTRTAINAEKVPGRVIFTGSLAHKKGIYQLMQAWNTVYKQVPGAVLEIYGKGPVKKIKRFLTRDAKNSVRFNGHVSRSDLMTALAQANVAVFPSFAETFGLAALEAMACGTAVIFTNRTSGPEVVEDGKDGLLVDPANIVDIANKLCLLLKNKELCTQLAENGRQKAQEKFDIVHIANQHLAYYNRFVTV; this is encoded by the coding sequence ATGAATATTCTTTATATCTGTGATGAATACCCACCGGGGCGTCATGGGGGCATAGGCACGGCCGTGCAGTTGCTGGCCCGCCAAATGGCGAAGCTGGGACATAACGTTGTGGTTGCAGGTTATTATGACTGGGGATATGAAGGTCTGAATGAATTTACCGACAATGGTGTTAAGGTCTACCGTTTCAGGCGCAAGCTGAGCTCGGGGCTTTTCTCAAAACCTAATGCGTTGACGACTCGTGTTGCTTACCGGTTTTTGAAATCATCGGGAGTGTTCCAATGGGATATTAATATTAGCCTAAAACGTTACCATCATTTTTTAGAAAATATTATTGCAAAACATAAGATCGACATAGCTGAGGTACCCGACTACCACGATTATATGCGTTTTTGCACGACCTATACTCCGTTCCCCGCGCTTTCAGTGCCCACGGTAGTGCGGCTGCACGGGTCGATCACTTATTTCTCGCGCGAGGCAGGTATACAACCTCCGGCCTATGTGAGGCAAATGGAGCGCGAGTTGCTATTACAGGCAAGTGGTGTTTTCAGTGTTAGCAGGTATACCGCGCAAAAAACTGCTGAATACCTGGAAGTGGGTAAGAATATCGATGTGATCTACAATGGTATTGATACCAGGACCGCTATCAACGCTGAAAAAGTACCCGGGAGAGTCATTTTTACTGGTTCGCTGGCACATAAGAAGGGAATTTATCAATTGATGCAAGCCTGGAACACTGTTTACAAACAAGTGCCCGGTGCCGTATTGGAGATATACGGTAAAGGTCCTGTAAAAAAGATAAAACGATTCCTGACGCGTGACGCCAAAAACAGTGTTCGCTTTAACGGGCATGTAAGCAGGTCCGATCTTATGACAGCCCTGGCGCAAGCCAACGTAGCCGTGTTCCCGTCGTTTGCTGAAACCTTCGGATTGGCAGCCCTCGAGGCAATGGCCTGCGGTACCGCGGTAATATTTACTAACCGTACTTCAGGACCAGAGGTCGTTGAGGATGGTAAGGACGGCTTGCTGGTAGACCCGGCTAATATCGTGGATATAGCAAATAAGCTCTGTCTTCTGCTGAAAAACAAGGAACTTTGCACCCAATTAGCTGAAAACGGCAGGCAAAAGGCGCAAGAAAAATTTGACATTGTTCATATTGCTAACCAGCACCTGGCGTATTACAACCGTTTTGTGACTGTGTAA
- a CDS encoding sugar transferase, translating to MEQPFVIKLPAAQSSRPAAPQSDIAEIREMFREINHRYMVYQPPAYYSALKRAMDVTISMTFILLVMSWVYPIVALLIKLTSRGPVFFIQKRTGYKGVEFDCFKFRTMYVNADADTKQATSNDKRITTVGKFLRLTHLDETPQFFNVLLGDMSIVGPRPHMLYHTRYYSQIIPYYNLRHEAVPGMTGMAQIKGYIGEINAERELRKRVQWDVYYLKNRSVWLDITIVFTTFAQVIGKGLSGLLKKD from the coding sequence ATGGAACAACCTTTTGTAATAAAACTACCGGCCGCCCAGTCGTCCCGTCCGGCAGCTCCCCAGTCTGATATTGCAGAGATCAGGGAGATGTTCAGGGAAATAAACCATAGATATATGGTTTACCAGCCGCCGGCCTATTACTCTGCGCTGAAGCGCGCGATGGATGTGACCATTTCCATGACGTTTATCCTGTTGGTAATGTCGTGGGTGTACCCGATTGTTGCCCTGCTGATCAAGTTAACTTCAAGGGGTCCCGTTTTCTTTATTCAAAAACGTACTGGTTATAAGGGTGTAGAGTTCGACTGTTTCAAGTTTCGTACGATGTACGTCAACGCTGATGCAGACACCAAGCAAGCTACCTCCAACGATAAGCGTATTACTACAGTCGGTAAGTTCCTCCGTCTTACGCACCTTGATGAAACTCCGCAGTTCTTCAACGTATTGCTGGGCGATATGAGCATTGTGGGTCCTCGCCCGCACATGCTCTACCATACCCGCTACTACTCACAGATCATACCTTATTATAATCTTCGTCACGAAGCTGTACCGGGAATGACCGGCATGGCGCAGATCAAAGGCTATATAGGCGAGATTAATGCTGAGCGTGAACTGCGTAAACGCGTACAATGGGACGTTTACTACCTGAAGAACCGCAGCGTGTGGCTTGACATCACTATTGTCTTCACCACTTTTGCCCAGGTTATTGGCAAAGGTCTCTCCGGATTACTGAAAAAAGACTAA
- a CDS encoding enoyl-CoA hydratase/isomerase family protein, which produces MQHSEGYVRSEIEHGIATIEFFHPSSNSLPSAILNDLAKTINDIGIDDRVKVIILRSAGDRAFCAGASFDELVAISSEAEGKKFFSGFANVINAMRKCHKFIIGRIQGKAVGGGVGLASAVDYAIATEDAAVKLSELAVGIGPFVVGPAVERKVGLSSFSQLAIDATEWRSAEWAKKHGLYAELHGSVEEMDDSVKALAERLSHSSPEAMASLKKVFWQGTEHWDTLLADRAAVSGRLVLSEFTRNAINKFKAKTVR; this is translated from the coding sequence ATGCAGCATTCTGAAGGCTACGTGCGTAGCGAAATAGAACACGGTATAGCGACAATTGAATTCTTTCACCCGTCCAGCAACTCATTACCATCTGCCATACTTAACGACCTGGCAAAAACCATTAACGATATAGGCATTGACGACCGCGTAAAGGTGATCATCCTCCGTAGCGCAGGCGACAGGGCATTTTGTGCAGGAGCCTCTTTCGACGAACTAGTAGCGATCTCTAGCGAAGCTGAAGGCAAGAAATTCTTCAGCGGTTTTGCGAACGTGATCAATGCGATGCGCAAATGCCACAAATTCATCATTGGCCGCATACAGGGCAAAGCTGTAGGTGGCGGTGTTGGTCTGGCATCAGCAGTTGACTATGCGATAGCAACAGAAGACGCGGCAGTAAAACTCAGCGAACTCGCAGTAGGTATTGGTCCTTTCGTAGTTGGCCCAGCCGTTGAACGCAAAGTAGGTCTGTCTTCTTTCTCTCAGCTGGCTATCGACGCTACAGAATGGCGTTCTGCTGAGTGGGCTAAGAAACACGGCTTGTATGCAGAATTGCACGGCAGCGTTGAAGAAATGGATGATTCTGTAAAAGCGTTAGCAGAGCGCCTGTCTCACAGCAGCCCAGAAGCGATGGCTTCACTCAAGAAAGTGTTCTGGCAGGGTACTGAGCATTGGGACACTTTGCTGGCGGATCGCGCCGCGGTTAGCGGCCGTCTTGTGCTGAGCGAATTCACCCGCAATGCCATCAACAAATTCAAAGCAAAAACAGTAAGATAA
- a CDS encoding oligosaccharide flippase family protein: MKNNLIKLIFSSGLQALAVQVLGVLFFYVIAQYLSKDDFGIINGANAKAVMLTTLLSFGMDQVVVRRIAASRSSDWAAAAYLFHAFAGSVLVFLLLLLGSRLFSEQVNVLVYLPWFFAAQAITFIGAPLKQFLNAKQQFAPYGVIAVFSNVLKICLAFYLLRSQQLSLMTVVVVLMVCALLEFIALLIYVLRKADFSFRFKTLAYKKLIRESLPQYVSVIFDSSLSRMDWVLLGFLSTAAMTADYAVASRAFEVARLPLAIIAPILLSQFARMLANNRMSEDKQELVKQLFTLEMFVAMLIPLVGNILWAPVLDSWFHGKYGSVNATEFLLLSICIPLQFGINLLWTLSFSGRRYKQISSITIYSAITNIVISVVLIPKLGSLGAAISFLTTSVLQLAGHYFLVRKNLMAAPIHTFFLFLIVAAASYAVSIYLTDSIIARVLISVVLYLGLSLLFRLVSKEHMQTLKQFTRR; this comes from the coding sequence GTGAAAAACAATCTCATAAAGCTAATATTTTCCTCAGGTTTGCAGGCATTGGCGGTCCAGGTGTTAGGAGTTTTGTTTTTTTATGTCATCGCCCAGTATCTCTCAAAAGACGATTTCGGTATAATAAACGGTGCCAACGCAAAGGCTGTAATGCTTACCACCCTGCTCAGCTTCGGTATGGACCAGGTGGTGGTACGAAGGATCGCAGCCTCCCGTAGCTCTGATTGGGCTGCAGCAGCCTACCTGTTTCATGCGTTCGCGGGCTCTGTATTAGTATTCCTGTTGTTACTGCTAGGTAGCCGCCTGTTTAGTGAGCAGGTAAATGTGCTTGTATACTTGCCATGGTTTTTTGCAGCGCAGGCTATTACGTTTATTGGTGCGCCACTTAAGCAATTCTTAAATGCCAAACAGCAGTTTGCTCCCTACGGAGTAATAGCAGTATTCTCGAATGTGCTGAAAATTTGCTTGGCATTTTACCTGCTTAGATCACAACAACTGTCACTGATGACGGTGGTGGTGGTTCTGATGGTGTGCGCTTTGTTGGAGTTTATTGCTTTATTGATATATGTGTTGAGGAAGGCGGATTTCAGTTTCCGATTCAAGACGCTGGCGTATAAAAAACTTATCCGCGAGTCGCTGCCACAATATGTTTCTGTGATCTTCGATTCCAGTTTATCGCGGATGGACTGGGTGCTGTTGGGATTTTTGAGTACCGCGGCCATGACCGCCGACTATGCGGTGGCATCACGAGCGTTTGAGGTAGCCAGGCTGCCGCTAGCTATCATTGCCCCAATACTTTTGAGCCAGTTTGCTCGTATGCTCGCCAACAACCGAATGAGCGAGGATAAACAAGAGTTGGTAAAGCAACTGTTTACTCTAGAAATGTTTGTGGCGATGTTAATTCCACTCGTGGGAAACATTTTGTGGGCGCCTGTGCTGGATTCGTGGTTTCATGGAAAGTACGGTTCGGTGAACGCAACTGAATTTTTGTTATTGTCTATTTGTATACCCTTGCAGTTTGGTATTAACCTTTTGTGGACCCTCAGTTTTTCGGGCAGGAGGTACAAGCAGATATCAAGTATTACTATTTACAGTGCCATCACTAACATCGTAATAAGTGTGGTGCTGATCCCAAAGCTGGGAAGTCTAGGGGCGGCCATTTCTTTTCTGACCACTTCGGTGCTTCAGCTGGCCGGCCACTATTTCTTGGTGCGCAAAAACCTGATGGCGGCGCCTATTCACACGTTCTTTCTGTTTCTGATAGTGGCTGCCGCAAGTTATGCTGTTTCGATCTACCTCACCGATTCAATAATTGCCCGGGTGCTTATTTCTGTAGTGTTGTATCTTGGCTTGTCTCTGTTGTTCAGGCTAGTTAGCAAAGAACACATGCAGACTCTAAAACAGTTTACCAGGCGATGA
- a CDS encoding universal stress protein, translated as MSVIIAATDFSATANSAVDYACQMAQAYGASLHIVHSFVIPVTFGDTPMPLMPVDDGREIAEESMAELVTQLRQSYPGVTIEQVITYGDITDSLEEYSGQQKPWLIVVGNSSTSDTQFWLGSNLISELRDLPHTVLAVPPGTNFKPLKNICLACDFKQVGNTFPAADIIALAQQTKAQLHILNVDHDNKHFGTEMPLNTEVIHNYLKTAAPQYHYIESKDLEEGISNFVTEKGMDWLVVIPHKHSFFDSLFKKSHTSAIVKMSHIPLLALHEHQPASE; from the coding sequence ATGTCTGTTATTATAGCCGCCACTGACTTCTCTGCCACAGCCAACAGCGCGGTAGACTATGCCTGCCAGATGGCCCAGGCTTACGGCGCTTCGCTGCACATCGTCCATTCTTTTGTTATACCTGTAACTTTCGGCGATACCCCCATGCCTTTAATGCCGGTAGACGACGGACGCGAAATAGCAGAAGAAAGCATGGCAGAGCTGGTGACCCAGTTACGTCAGTCCTATCCGGGTGTAACTATCGAACAAGTCATTACCTACGGTGACATAACCGACAGTCTGGAAGAATACTCTGGGCAACAAAAGCCCTGGCTGATAGTAGTAGGCAACAGCAGCACCAGTGATACACAGTTCTGGCTGGGCAGCAACCTCATCAGCGAGTTGCGCGACCTACCGCATACCGTATTAGCTGTGCCACCGGGCACTAACTTTAAACCACTAAAGAACATCTGCCTGGCCTGCGATTTCAAGCAGGTTGGCAATACTTTTCCCGCTGCAGATATCATTGCGTTGGCACAGCAAACAAAAGCCCAGCTGCACATACTCAATGTAGACCATGACAATAAACATTTTGGAACTGAGATGCCCCTCAATACCGAGGTGATACACAATTACCTGAAAACAGCAGCTCCCCAGTATCACTATATTGAAAGTAAGGATCTGGAAGAAGGCATCAGCAATTTTGTAACCGAGAAAGGTATGGACTGGTTGGTGGTAATACCACACAAACATTCATTTTTCGATAGCCTGTTTAAGAAAAGCCACACTAGCGCCATTGTAAAGATGAGCCATATACCACTGTTGGCCCTGCACGAGCATCAGCCTGCTAGTGAGTAG
- a CDS encoding DUF1972 domain-containing protein — translation MSEISLKVGILGTRGIPNRYGGFEQCAEYLAAGLVKKGHRVWVYNSHNHEYQEKEWNGVEIIHCYDPEHKLGTAGQFIYDLNCINDARKRNYDVLLQLGYTSNSIWYRRWPKYCSNVVNMDGLEWKRSKYSKQAQKFLKVAEKWAAQNGDVLVADSVGILQYLKETYNKDSFFIAYGAEIFDSFRPDVLSKYGMQPFGYDMLIARMEPENNIEMIIRGHVASETDKPLLIVGKTGNEFGGHLLKNYGKARGIHFLGAIYDTEIINNLRYYSRLYFHGHSVGGTNPSLLEAMGCNALIAAHANPFNRAVLGEDAFYFSSEDELASTIRNFSSKPAYESKLKNNIEKIRTRYNWPRIVDEYEAVLQEAVRRKKEL, via the coding sequence ATGAGCGAAATAAGTCTGAAGGTCGGCATTCTAGGAACGCGGGGCATACCCAACCGTTATGGTGGGTTTGAACAGTGTGCCGAGTATTTGGCTGCCGGGCTGGTGAAGAAAGGCCATCGTGTATGGGTGTATAATTCGCATAATCACGAATACCAGGAAAAAGAGTGGAATGGGGTGGAGATCATCCATTGTTACGACCCTGAGCATAAGTTAGGTACGGCTGGGCAATTTATATACGACCTCAATTGCATCAACGATGCGCGTAAGCGCAACTACGATGTATTACTACAATTAGGCTATACCAGTAACAGTATATGGTACCGTCGCTGGCCAAAATACTGCAGTAATGTAGTGAACATGGATGGCCTGGAATGGAAGCGCAGCAAGTACAGCAAGCAGGCACAGAAGTTTTTGAAGGTGGCCGAAAAATGGGCAGCTCAAAACGGTGATGTGTTGGTGGCAGATTCCGTCGGTATCCTGCAATATCTAAAAGAGACTTACAATAAGGACTCCTTCTTTATTGCATACGGAGCGGAAATCTTCGATAGTTTTAGACCCGATGTATTGTCTAAATATGGCATGCAACCGTTTGGCTACGATATGCTGATAGCCCGCATGGAGCCTGAGAATAACATCGAGATGATCATCAGGGGGCATGTTGCCAGTGAAACTGACAAGCCTTTACTAATAGTGGGAAAGACTGGTAATGAATTTGGCGGCCATCTCTTAAAGAACTATGGAAAAGCCCGTGGTATCCATTTTCTCGGTGCTATATATGATACCGAGATCATTAATAACCTTCGTTACTATTCACGTCTGTACTTTCACGGACACTCAGTGGGTGGTACCAATCCTTCATTGTTGGAAGCTATGGGGTGCAATGCGCTGATCGCTGCTCATGCTAATCCTTTTAATCGGGCAGTCCTCGGTGAAGATGCATTTTACTTCTCTAGTGAGGATGAACTGGCAAGCACTATCAGGAATTTTAGCTCGAAGCCAGCGTATGAGTCGAAGCTTAAGAATAATATAGAGAAAATACGCACCAGGTATAACTGGCCGCGGATAGTAGATGAATACGAAGCCGTGTTGCAGGAAGCGGTAAGACGCAAAAAGGAATTATAA